One window of Cohnella hashimotonis genomic DNA carries:
- the tyrS gene encoding tyrosine--tRNA ligase has translation MNIIDELEWRDAINQQTDAEGLRELTNQKAVSLYCGVDPTGDSMHIGHLIPFMVLKRFQLAGHRPVILIGGATGTIGDPSGRTTERSLQTLEQIQANVEALAAQLTKLFLTEDTSQAPMRIVNNYDWTHKINVIEFLRDFGKNFSINSMLAKDVVASRLDSGISFTEFSYQILQSLDYLHLYKEEDVQLQIGGSDQWGNITSGLDLIRKKEGAEAKAFGLTIPLMLKADGTKFGKSAGGAVWLDPNKTTPYEFYQFWANTDDRDVVKYLKYFTFLSKERIDELAEKVQTEPHKREAQKTLAEEMTRFVHGDDLLEQAKRITDALFSGDIKALTADEIEQGFKEMPTFEATPEAKNIVDWLVDLKIEPSKRQAREDITKGAIYLNGDRVSDLELEVSASHAIGGRFVIIRKGKKNYSLVKIVK, from the coding sequence ATGAACATTATCGACGAACTCGAATGGCGCGACGCGATCAATCAACAGACCGACGCCGAAGGTCTTCGCGAACTGACGAACCAAAAGGCGGTCTCGCTGTACTGCGGCGTGGATCCGACCGGCGACAGCATGCATATCGGGCATCTGATCCCGTTCATGGTGCTCAAGCGGTTCCAGCTCGCCGGCCATCGTCCGGTTATCCTTATCGGCGGCGCGACCGGCACGATCGGCGATCCGAGCGGACGCACCACGGAGCGCTCGCTGCAGACGCTGGAGCAGATTCAGGCCAACGTGGAGGCGCTCGCGGCACAGCTTACCAAGCTGTTTCTGACGGAAGACACGAGCCAGGCGCCGATGCGCATCGTCAACAACTACGATTGGACGCACAAGATCAACGTGATCGAATTTTTGCGCGACTTCGGCAAAAACTTCAGCATCAACTCGATGCTGGCCAAGGACGTCGTGGCGAGCCGGCTCGACAGCGGCATTTCCTTTACCGAATTTTCTTACCAAATCCTGCAATCGCTCGACTACCTCCATTTGTACAAGGAAGAGGACGTTCAGCTGCAGATCGGCGGCTCCGATCAGTGGGGCAACATTACGAGCGGCCTCGATTTGATTCGCAAAAAGGAGGGTGCGGAGGCGAAGGCGTTCGGACTCACGATTCCGCTCATGCTGAAGGCCGACGGCACGAAGTTTGGCAAGTCGGCGGGCGGTGCCGTATGGCTGGATCCGAACAAGACGACGCCTTACGAGTTCTACCAGTTCTGGGCCAATACCGACGATCGTGACGTGGTCAAGTACCTCAAGTACTTTACGTTCTTGTCCAAGGAGCGGATCGACGAGCTGGCCGAGAAGGTGCAGACCGAGCCGCACAAACGCGAGGCGCAAAAAACGTTGGCCGAGGAAATGACGCGGTTCGTGCACGGAGACGATCTTCTCGAGCAAGCCAAGCGTATCACGGACGCGCTGTTCAGCGGGGACATCAAGGCGTTGACCGCCGACGAGATCGAGCAGGGCTTCAAGGAGATGCCGACCTTCGAAGCGACGCCGGAAGCCAAAAATATCGTCGATTGGCTGGTGGACCTGAAGATCGAGCCTTCCAAGCGCCAAGCGCGCGAGGACATTACCAAAGGCGCGATTTACTTGAACGGCGACCGCGTCAGCGATCTGGAGCTGGAAGTGTCGGCGAGCCACGCGATCGGCGGCCGGTTCGTGATTATCCGCAAGGGCAAGAAAAACTACAGTTTGGTGAAAATCGTCAAGTAA
- a CDS encoding YfhD family protein translates to MGKQSKSNEQLPVARAEDVEFAADNADADDLEALQRSEEADRRAQQYEGT, encoded by the coding sequence ATGGGCAAGCAAAGCAAGAGCAACGAGCAGTTACCCGTAGCGAGAGCCGAGGACGTCGAGTTCGCGGCCGACAATGCGGACGCGGACGATCTGGAAGCGCTGCAGCGCTCGGAGGAAGCCGACCGCCGGGCGCAGCAATACGAAGGGACGTGA
- the dnaJ gene encoding molecular chaperone DnaJ, producing MADKRDFYEVLGVGKGASADDIKKAYRGLARKYHPDVNKAADAEAKFKEVKEAYDTLSDDQKRARYDQFGHEDPMAGMGGGQGDFGGGFGDIFDMFFGGGGGRRDPNAPQRGNDLQYTMTIEFKEAIFGKELDITIPRTESCDHCHGSGAEPGSKVDNCPTCRGTGQQEVAQNTPFGRIVNRRTCSTCGGRGKIIKDRCKVCSGSGQVKKQRKIHVKIPAGVDDGSQLRVSGEGEGGTRGGPSGDLYVVLRVKAHDFFERDGDDIYCEVPLTFAQAALGDEIEIPTLTEKVKLKIPAGTQTGTYFRLKGKGVPKLRGYGQGDQHVKVTVVTPTNLNEAQRELLREFGSTTGESTHEQHQSIFERMKKAILGD from the coding sequence GTGGCGGACAAAAGGGATTTTTATGAGGTGCTTGGCGTCGGCAAGGGCGCATCCGCGGATGACATCAAGAAGGCGTATCGCGGTCTCGCCCGCAAGTATCACCCCGACGTGAACAAGGCGGCCGATGCGGAGGCCAAGTTCAAGGAAGTCAAGGAAGCGTACGATACATTGAGCGACGATCAGAAGCGCGCCCGTTACGACCAGTTCGGCCACGAGGACCCGATGGCGGGCATGGGCGGCGGACAGGGCGACTTCGGCGGCGGCTTCGGCGATATTTTCGATATGTTTTTCGGCGGCGGCGGCGGGCGGCGCGATCCCAATGCGCCGCAGCGCGGCAACGACCTGCAATATACGATGACGATCGAGTTCAAGGAAGCCATCTTCGGCAAGGAGCTCGATATCACCATTCCCCGGACCGAGAGCTGCGACCACTGTCACGGCAGCGGTGCCGAACCGGGCTCCAAGGTCGACAATTGTCCTACCTGCCGCGGCACGGGCCAGCAGGAAGTCGCGCAGAACACGCCGTTCGGGCGCATCGTCAACCGCAGAACCTGCTCGACCTGCGGCGGACGAGGCAAAATTATTAAAGACCGCTGTAAAGTGTGCTCGGGCAGCGGCCAGGTGAAGAAGCAGCGCAAGATCCACGTCAAGATTCCGGCCGGCGTGGACGACGGCTCGCAGCTTCGCGTGAGCGGCGAGGGCGAAGGCGGCACGCGCGGCGGACCTTCGGGCGACCTGTATGTCGTCCTGCGCGTCAAGGCGCACGACTTTTTCGAGCGCGACGGCGACGACATTTACTGCGAGGTGCCGCTGACATTTGCGCAGGCGGCGCTGGGCGACGAGATCGAGATTCCGACGCTGACCGAGAAGGTCAAGCTCAAGATCCCTGCGGGCACGCAGACGGGCACGTACTTCCGCCTCAAGGGCAAAGGCGTTCCTAAGCTGCGCGGATACGGACAAGGCGACCAGCACGTCAAGGTGACGGTCGTCACGCCGACCAATCTGAACGAAGCGCAGCGCGAGCTGCTGAGGGAATTCGGATCCACGACGGGCGAGTCCACGCACGAGCAGCACCAATCGATTTTCGAACGCATGAAAAAAGCGATCCTGGGCGACTAG
- the dnaK gene encoding molecular chaperone DnaK — MSKVIGIDLGTTNSCVAVMEGGEAVVIPNPEGNRTTPSVVGFKKDGERIVGDTAKRQAITNPDRTVISIKRHMGTNHKESIDGKDYSPQEISAIILQKLKADAEAYLGQTVSQAVITVPAYFNDSQRQATKDAGAIAGLEVLRIVNEPTAAALAYGLEKAEDQTILVFDLGGGTFDVSILELGSGFFEVKATSGDNHLGGDDFDQAVMEWLSAEFKKEQGIDLLKDKSAVQRLKDAAEKAKKELSGVLQTTISLPFITVVDGVPQHLEMNLTRAKFDEITSSLVERTMGPTRQAMSDAGLSASQIDKIVLVGGSTRIPAVQEAIKRLTGKEPHKGVNPDEVVALGAAVQAGVLTGDVKDVVLLDVTPLSLGIETAGGVLTKMIDRNTTIPTSKSQVFSTFADNQTQVEIHVLQGERAMAKDNKTLGRFNLTDIPLAPRGVPQIEVTFDIDANGIVNVSALDKGTGKSQKITITSSGGLSKEEIERMQKEAELHAEEDSKRRELIEAKNSADQLVYAADKAVKDLGDKVDASEAANVEAAKEKVKKALESDNLDEIKAASDELSGIVQQLSVKVYEQAAQDAQAAQGEAGGADAGPSSAKKDNVVDADYEVVDEDKK; from the coding sequence ATGAGCAAAGTTATCGGCATCGACCTGGGCACGACCAACTCTTGCGTAGCGGTCATGGAAGGCGGCGAAGCCGTCGTCATCCCGAACCCGGAAGGCAACCGCACCACCCCGTCCGTCGTCGGCTTCAAGAAGGACGGAGAGCGCATCGTCGGCGATACGGCGAAGCGCCAGGCGATCACGAATCCTGACCGTACCGTCATCTCGATCAAGCGTCACATGGGCACGAACCACAAGGAGTCGATCGACGGCAAGGACTATTCGCCGCAAGAGATCTCCGCCATCATTTTGCAAAAGCTGAAAGCAGATGCCGAAGCTTATCTCGGTCAGACGGTATCGCAAGCCGTTATCACCGTTCCGGCTTACTTTAACGACAGCCAGCGTCAAGCTACGAAGGACGCAGGCGCCATCGCGGGCCTCGAAGTGCTGCGTATCGTCAACGAGCCGACCGCCGCAGCGCTTGCGTACGGTCTCGAGAAGGCCGAAGACCAGACGATTCTCGTGTTCGACCTTGGCGGCGGTACGTTCGACGTCAGTATCCTCGAGCTCGGCTCCGGCTTCTTCGAAGTCAAAGCGACGAGCGGCGACAATCACCTGGGCGGCGACGACTTTGACCAAGCGGTCATGGAATGGCTGTCCGCCGAGTTCAAGAAGGAGCAGGGCATCGATCTCCTGAAGGACAAATCCGCCGTCCAACGTCTGAAAGATGCAGCCGAAAAGGCGAAGAAGGAGCTGTCGGGCGTTCTGCAAACGACGATCTCCCTGCCTTTCATCACGGTCGTCGACGGCGTGCCGCAGCACTTGGAGATGAACCTGACCCGCGCCAAGTTCGATGAGATCACGTCCTCGCTCGTCGAACGTACGATGGGCCCGACGCGTCAAGCGATGTCCGATGCCGGCCTGTCCGCTTCGCAAATCGACAAGATCGTGCTGGTCGGCGGCTCCACGCGGATTCCCGCCGTCCAAGAAGCGATCAAGCGCCTGACCGGCAAAGAACCGCACAAGGGCGTTAACCCGGACGAAGTCGTCGCGCTCGGCGCCGCGGTTCAAGCGGGCGTCCTGACGGGCGACGTCAAGGACGTCGTACTGCTCGACGTCACGCCGCTGTCGCTCGGCATCGAGACGGCCGGCGGCGTTCTGACGAAGATGATCGACCGCAATACGACGATTCCGACGAGCAAGTCCCAAGTGTTCTCCACCTTCGCGGACAACCAGACGCAGGTCGAGATTCACGTGCTTCAAGGCGAGCGCGCCATGGCCAAGGACAACAAGACGCTCGGCCGCTTCAACCTGACCGACATCCCGCTGGCTCCGCGCGGCGTGCCGCAGATCGAAGTCACGTTCGATATCGACGCCAACGGTATCGTTAACGTCTCCGCGCTCGACAAGGGCACGGGCAAGAGCCAGAAGATCACGATCACGTCTTCGGGCGGTCTCTCCAAGGAAGAAATCGAGCGCATGCAGAAGGAAGCCGAGCTGCACGCCGAAGAAGACAGTAAGCGCCGCGAGCTGATCGAAGCGAAGAACAGCGCAGATCAACTGGTCTACGCTGCCGACAAGGCCGTCAAGGATCTTGGCGACAAAGTCGACGCCTCCGAGGCTGCCAACGTCGAAGCGGCGAAGGAAAAGGTCAAGAAGGCGCTCGAGAGCGACAACCTTGACGAGATTAAAGCCGCTTCCGACGAACTGTCCGGCATCGTACAGCAGCTGTCCGTCAAGGTCTACGAGCAAGCGGCGCAGGATGCCCAAGCCGCGCAAGGCGAAGCCGGCGGTGCAGATGCCGGTCCCTCTTCCGCGAAAAAGGACAATGTTGTCGACGCCGATTACGAAGTCGTGGACGAAGACAAGAAATAA
- the grpE gene encoding nucleotide exchange factor GrpE: MEQDLKQEPNAEASEQAVPETEETVETQAEQAEQASAAPEDDRFEELKRQTEEAYQRQLRVQADFDNYRRRTLKETADLQKYASLKLVTNLLPVLDNFGRALQTSSEGAESDSFVKGIDMINRQLWQVLEAEGLKAMEPVGQPFDPELHQAIMTVESEEYEEGIVVEVVQPGYWLSDKVIRPAMVKVSG, translated from the coding sequence ATGGAACAGGATTTGAAGCAAGAGCCAAACGCTGAAGCGTCGGAACAAGCCGTTCCGGAGACGGAAGAAACGGTCGAAACGCAAGCGGAGCAAGCCGAACAAGCGTCGGCAGCGCCGGAGGACGACCGGTTCGAGGAGTTGAAGCGCCAGACCGAGGAGGCTTATCAGCGTCAGCTTCGCGTGCAGGCCGACTTCGACAACTATCGGCGCCGCACGCTCAAGGAGACGGCGGACTTGCAGAAGTACGCTTCGCTCAAGCTCGTGACGAATTTGCTTCCCGTGCTCGACAACTTCGGGCGCGCGCTGCAGACCTCGTCCGAAGGCGCCGAGAGCGACTCGTTCGTCAAGGGTATCGACATGATTAACCGCCAGCTCTGGCAAGTGCTCGAAGCCGAAGGGCTGAAGGCGATGGAGCCGGTCGGCCAGCCGTTCGATCCCGAGCTTCACCAGGCGATCATGACGGTGGAGTCCGAGGAATACGAGGAAGGCATTGTCGTCGAGGTCGTCCAACCGGGCTACTGGCTCAGCGACAAGGTCATCCGTCCGGCCATGGTCAAGGTTAGCGGGTAA
- the hrcA gene encoding heat-inducible transcriptional repressor HrcA, with protein MLSERQRMILSAIVDDYIRSAEPVGSRSISKRSDVSFSPATIRNDMADLEELGLLEQPHTSAGRIPSIKGYRYYVDHLIRLGGVKEQDVKRLRGLVAEKMNHWEGAVSHAATIVSQLTNYTSIVLGPDSFHTSLKHFQLLPLTDTTAVAIVVANTGHVEHRTITLPEGVSMDDMRRIAGLLNDKLTGVPFYKVKTVLYTEVANELSSYIDHCEHILSLLEDTLKEETEPKVYLSGATNILTQPEFKDVDKVKGILDVLEETPRLMQLFQSLSEGIQVRIGTENGVEAINQCSLVTATISADGHLLGTIGILGPTRMEYGKVIGLLDYLSGDLTRLYNQLYK; from the coding sequence ATGCTCAGCGAGCGTCAACGTATGATTCTTAGCGCCATTGTGGACGATTATATCCGCTCGGCGGAGCCCGTCGGCTCGCGCAGCATTTCCAAGCGCAGCGACGTTTCGTTCAGCCCCGCCACCATCCGCAACGATATGGCCGATCTCGAGGAGCTCGGGCTGCTGGAGCAGCCGCATACGTCGGCAGGCCGCATTCCTTCCATTAAGGGATATCGTTATTACGTGGACCATCTGATCCGGCTCGGCGGCGTGAAGGAGCAGGACGTGAAGCGTCTTCGCGGCCTGGTCGCCGAGAAGATGAATCACTGGGAGGGTGCCGTCAGTCATGCCGCGACGATCGTGTCGCAGCTGACCAACTACACGTCGATCGTACTCGGACCGGACTCGTTTCATACGAGCCTCAAGCACTTCCAGCTGCTGCCGCTGACCGATACGACGGCCGTCGCCATCGTGGTCGCCAATACGGGGCATGTGGAGCACCGGACCATCACGCTGCCCGAGGGCGTGAGCATGGACGATATGCGGAGAATCGCGGGCCTGCTCAACGACAAGTTGACCGGCGTTCCCTTTTATAAGGTGAAGACGGTGCTGTATACAGAAGTGGCCAACGAGCTTAGCAGTTATATCGACCATTGCGAGCATATTTTGTCCCTGCTCGAGGATACGCTGAAGGAAGAGACCGAGCCCAAGGTGTACCTGAGCGGCGCGACCAACATTTTGACGCAGCCGGAGTTCAAGGACGTCGACAAGGTCAAAGGAATTCTGGACGTGCTCGAGGAGACGCCGCGTCTGATGCAGTTGTTTCAGTCCTTGTCCGAAGGGATACAGGTACGGATAGGGACGGAGAACGGCGTAGAGGCGATTAACCAATGCAGTCTTGTGACGGCGACGATCTCCGCGGACGGCCATCTGCTCGGCACGATCGGCATATTGGGCCCGACGCGCATGGAGTACGGCAAGGTCATCGGACTGCTGGATTATTTGTCCGGAGATTTGACCCGTCTTTACAATCAATTGTACAAATAA
- a CDS encoding N-acetyltransferase: protein MNTTIVSRKARPEDVEALFELIQGYAEKGIMLPRSRVALLRHIDSFVVVEDAGKLIGCGSLFRLGSDLVEIRSLGMSEGYKGMGIGSRIVDALIDEARRMNIPKVMALTYEVKFFLKNGFSVVDKEIFPEKVWTDCVHCSKRNNCDEIAVVRILE, encoded by the coding sequence ATGAACACAACGATCGTGAGCCGCAAGGCAAGGCCGGAAGACGTCGAGGCGCTGTTCGAATTGATCCAGGGGTACGCGGAAAAAGGAATTATGCTGCCGCGATCGAGAGTGGCCCTGCTGCGCCATATCGACTCCTTCGTCGTAGTAGAGGATGCCGGCAAGCTGATCGGCTGCGGTTCATTGTTCCGGCTTGGCTCCGATCTGGTCGAGATCCGTTCGCTCGGGATGAGCGAAGGATATAAGGGCATGGGCATCGGCTCCCGCATCGTCGACGCACTGATCGATGAAGCGCGCCGCATGAATATTCCGAAGGTCATGGCGCTTACTTATGAAGTGAAGTTCTTTTTGAAAAATGGCTTCAGCGTCGTCGACAAGGAGATTTTTCCCGAAAAAGTGTGGACCGACTGCGTGCACTGCAGCAAGCGCAACAACTGCGACGAGATCGCGGTCGTACGAATATTGGAATAG
- a CDS encoding TrmB family transcriptional regulator produces the protein MIERLKRLGLSELEARCYLALHDEATLSGYEVAKRVSVSRTNVYAALRSLVDKGVCRTAEGDPVMYGAVPIGQVIRMLRSEFDEIADVLVRELKPKPAAASFYNWSGESNIRLSLRRMIASAERSIVVDIWSEDFAELEPLLLEAESRGVVVVAITLGQVRSKLKHVRTHKRMEMWLPQDARDYYILCDWKEGFIGSFGAVGKSAALETNHPAVAHVLKQAFQHDVMMMDIERDFGPALERAYGGDYEKLLERYRDEYGLE, from the coding sequence ATGATCGAAAGGTTAAAGCGGCTCGGACTTTCCGAGCTGGAAGCGCGCTGCTACCTGGCGCTCCACGATGAAGCGACATTGTCGGGCTACGAGGTCGCCAAGCGCGTTTCGGTATCGCGGACCAACGTCTATGCGGCGCTGCGCTCCCTGGTGGACAAAGGCGTATGCAGAACTGCGGAGGGCGATCCGGTCATGTACGGCGCCGTACCGATCGGACAAGTCATCCGCATGCTGCGCTCCGAATTCGACGAGATCGCCGACGTGCTCGTCAGGGAGCTCAAGCCGAAGCCTGCGGCGGCTTCCTTCTACAATTGGTCGGGCGAAAGCAACATTCGCTTGTCTCTTCGGCGCATGATCGCCAGCGCGGAACGCTCGATCGTCGTGGACATATGGAGCGAGGACTTTGCGGAGCTCGAGCCGCTGCTGCTGGAAGCCGAATCCAGAGGCGTCGTCGTCGTCGCGATCACGCTCGGCCAGGTAAGGTCGAAGCTTAAGCATGTGCGCACGCACAAGCGAATGGAAATGTGGCTGCCCCAGGACGCGCGCGATTATTACATCCTGTGCGACTGGAAAGAAGGATTTATCGGCAGCTTCGGCGCCGTCGGCAAGTCGGCCGCGCTGGAAACGAACCACCCGGCCGTCGCGCATGTGCTCAAGCAGGCCTTCCAGCACGACGTCATGATGATGGACATCGAGCGGGACTTCGGCCCCGCGCTCGAACGCGCGTACGGCGGCGATTACGAGAAGCTGCTTGAACGCTATCGCGACGAATACGGACTCGAATAA
- a CDS encoding MFS transporter, with the protein MKTAVARALPVSATVFPILYMISTVHLLNDSMQSTVTALFPVLRESQHLSYGQIGLIAFMMNITASFLQPLVGWFADKKPRPFILPLGVCFTLLGVIMLALAPNFATILLSVTAIGVGSAAFHPESSRVAYLAAGNNRGLAQSIFQVGGNIGSALGPVMTATIFIPLGQKGVLLFIIAAVAGIVLQTLVARWYAAVGAAPKPKKAAQPLQSASKLTAGKVRMSVGILVLLVFSKHVYLSSFTSFYSLYLIDDFGVGKQAAQWYLFAFLVASAAGTFIGGPLADRFGRRNIIWLSILGTAPFSIALPYADPFWSAVLCVCAGFVLSSAFSIIVVYAQELLPGKIGLVSGLFFGLAFGLGGLGSALLGEIADHTSISTVMHICAYLPLLGIFTLLLPKDAELRGR; encoded by the coding sequence ATGAAAACCGCAGTCGCCCGCGCGCTGCCTGTCAGCGCCACCGTTTTTCCGATCCTGTACATGATCAGCACGGTTCACCTGCTCAACGACTCCATGCAATCGACCGTCACCGCGCTGTTCCCGGTGCTGCGCGAGTCGCAGCACCTGAGTTACGGTCAGATCGGCCTCATCGCATTTATGATGAACATTACCGCTTCGTTTTTGCAGCCGCTCGTCGGATGGTTCGCGGACAAGAAGCCGCGTCCCTTCATCCTGCCGCTCGGCGTCTGCTTCACGCTGCTCGGCGTCATTATGCTCGCGCTGGCGCCCAACTTCGCGACCATCCTGTTGTCGGTGACCGCGATCGGGGTCGGCTCAGCCGCGTTTCACCCCGAGTCTTCGCGCGTCGCCTATCTTGCCGCGGGCAATAACCGGGGGCTGGCGCAGTCGATCTTTCAAGTGGGCGGCAACATCGGCAGCGCGCTCGGACCCGTCATGACCGCGACCATCTTCATTCCTCTCGGGCAAAAAGGCGTTCTATTGTTTATCATCGCCGCCGTGGCGGGCATCGTCCTGCAGACGCTGGTTGCACGCTGGTATGCGGCAGTCGGCGCGGCGCCCAAGCCAAAGAAGGCGGCGCAGCCCCTGCAATCCGCCAGCAAGCTCACAGCCGGCAAAGTTCGCATGTCGGTCGGCATCCTGGTCCTGCTCGTTTTTTCCAAGCATGTCTATCTTTCAAGCTTCACCAGCTTTTACTCGCTGTATTTGATCGACGATTTCGGCGTGGGCAAGCAGGCGGCGCAGTGGTATCTGTTCGCGTTCCTCGTCGCATCCGCAGCCGGCACCTTCATCGGCGGCCCGCTCGCGGACCGGTTCGGCAGACGCAACATCATCTGGCTCTCGATATTGGGCACCGCGCCCTTCTCCATCGCGCTCCCTTATGCCGACCCGTTCTGGTCCGCGGTATTGTGCGTTTGCGCCGGATTCGTGCTCTCCTCCGCTTTCTCGATCATCGTCGTCTATGCGCAGGAGCTGCTGCCCGGCAAGATCGGACTCGTATCCGGCCTTTTCTTCGGCCTTGCGTTCGGCCTCGGCGGACTCGGCTCCGCGCTGCTCGGCGAGATCGCGGACCACACCAGTATATCGACGGTTATGCATATTTGTGCCTATCTGCCGCTGCTGGGCATTTTCACTTTGCTGCTGCCGAAGGACGCGGAGCTGCGGGGAAGGTGA
- a CDS encoding HD-GYP domain-containing protein produces MKNYIAHYAETFTLNKYTGRFLFAIAFLAVVAVDIYFENYILFQFAYLILSLLLGLSFWKETWIRSMLVILIVFFRVYLEQEPVLFKQDEFILRVFTLVVTYFSTSSSISFMILYYNRQKQNMLQLTFTLAKALDSRDHYTADHSDSVAYYSKKIAEEMNMSKLACERIYIGGILHDIGKIGVPEHILLKPSRLTDEEFEIIKQHPLTGYTMLNHISHLKRSGILDMILHHHERFDGCGYPSRIGHSNIPIAARIMAVADTFDAMTSRRVYRGELDIAFAIEEIRKHAGTQFDPDVVKAFLSIWQREGPQILSKHGAKPAVGQPSNEKTAANSDLKASS; encoded by the coding sequence ATGAAAAACTACATTGCCCATTATGCGGAAACCTTTACTCTGAATAAGTATACAGGCCGCTTCTTATTCGCAATCGCATTTCTTGCAGTTGTTGCGGTCGACATCTATTTTGAAAATTACATCCTGTTCCAGTTCGCTTATTTAATCCTCAGCTTATTGTTAGGCCTGTCTTTTTGGAAGGAAACCTGGATTCGCAGCATGCTCGTCATTCTTATCGTTTTCTTTCGCGTTTATTTGGAGCAAGAGCCGGTACTGTTCAAACAGGATGAATTCATCTTGAGAGTCTTCACCCTGGTCGTTACGTATTTCTCAACCTCTTCCTCTATTTCGTTTATGATCTTGTATTACAACAGGCAGAAGCAAAATATGCTTCAGCTCACATTTACGTTAGCTAAGGCCCTGGATTCAAGAGATCATTATACGGCCGATCACTCGGATAGCGTGGCTTATTATTCAAAGAAAATCGCCGAGGAAATGAATATGTCCAAGCTGGCGTGCGAGCGCATTTATATTGGAGGAATTCTCCATGACATCGGGAAGATTGGCGTGCCCGAGCATATTTTGCTCAAACCATCAAGACTGACCGACGAGGAGTTTGAAATCATCAAGCAGCATCCCCTTACAGGCTATACAATGTTAAACCACATCTCCCATCTTAAACGCTCCGGCATTTTGGATATGATTCTTCATCATCATGAGAGATTTGACGGATGCGGCTATCCGAGCCGGATCGGACATTCTAACATTCCGATTGCAGCTAGAATTATGGCCGTGGCCGATACTTTCGATGCGATGACCTCCCGGAGAGTGTATAGAGGAGAACTGGATATTGCGTTTGCGATAGAGGAAATTCGGAAACATGCAGGAACGCAATTCGATCCCGACGTAGTCAAAGCCTTTCTGAGCATCTGGCAGCGCGAAGGACCTCAAATATTGTCCAAGCACGGCGCAAAACCAGCCGTCGGACAACCCTCGAATGAAAAGACAGCTGCAAACTCGGACCTAAAAGCGTCGTCCTAG
- a CDS encoding YkgJ family cysteine cluster protein produces MECRPGCGACCIVVSISSPIPGMPDGKPAGVRCVQLTKDNRCSIFGLPERPAVCGQLQASAEMCGARNEDAFAYLAELERITAP; encoded by the coding sequence TTGGAATGCAGGCCCGGCTGCGGCGCATGCTGCATCGTCGTCTCCATCTCTTCGCCGATCCCCGGGATGCCGGATGGCAAGCCGGCGGGCGTGCGCTGCGTGCAGCTCACCAAAGACAACCGTTGTTCGATCTTCGGCCTTCCCGAACGGCCTGCCGTCTGCGGACAGCTTCAGGCGTCTGCCGAGATGTGCGGCGCCCGCAACGAAGACGCATTCGCATATTTAGCGGAGCTGGAGCGGATCACCGCTCCATAA